One window of Medicago truncatula cultivar Jemalong A17 chromosome 2, MtrunA17r5.0-ANR, whole genome shotgun sequence genomic DNA carries:
- the LOC25487442 gene encoding protein UPSTREAM OF FLC, whose amino-acid sequence MEARVKKYRQQLSPERSKVWKEKPPKYYKNRKVPVVYYLCRNRQLEHPHFMEVPISSPDGLFLRDVIHKLDALRGRGMADLYSWSCKRSYKNGYVWHDLSEDDLILPAHGNEYVLKGSELFCESNSDRFSPISNVKLQSLKRLPEPVSCRSHDEVSSSSSSMNEREGRNSQEDEISPRQHTGSSDISPESSDGKSDSQSLPLTEYKIYKTDRLADASTQTEECAAKHQSQTHKTCTRGVSTEDRSSESECNDICETQAGHVKDGSEICSDVVSPPFSNSSPSSSGGKTETLESLIRADASRMNSFRILEEQGIQMQASTRLKASNLLMQLISCGSISVKNHSLDLIPSYKARFSHSKFPSPLFSSSVMLGELDCIGGNPKVTSLRMDDKEYFSGSLVESKMAMEDGHNVLKRSSSFNAERTSAQTYRTSKELKSQNMVESSSGNSKCNSRSVMTSSTTKSPPSEFSRSPISDGSRSSRDRTNDSGIRQKQSTRLDSFRDEKVVQIEERLASGARVIIQSKPSPSTTPYYSS is encoded by the exons ATGGAAGCTAGGGTGAAAAAGTATAGGCAGCAATTGAGTCCTGAGAGGTCCAAAGTATGGAAGGAAAAGCCTCCAAAGTATTACAAGAATAGGAAGGTTCCTGTTGTTTACTATCTTTGCAGGAATAGACAGCTTGAACATCCTCATTTCATGGAGGTTCCTATTTCATCACCTGATGGTTTGTTCTTGAGAG ATGTGATTCATAAACTTGATGCTTTGAGAGGTAGGGGCATGGCTGACTTGTATTCATGGTCTTGCAAGAG AAGCTACAAGAATGGATATGTGTGGCATGACCTTAGTGAAGATGATCTAATTCTACCTGCACATGGTAATGAGTATGTCCTCAAAGGCTCCGAGCTGTTTTGCGAATCAAATTCAg ACCGTTTTAGTCCAATTAGCAATGTGAAACTACAGAGCCTAAAGCGGTTGCCAGAACCAGTTTCATGTCGGAGCCATGACGaggtttcatcttcttcttcaagcATGAATGAAAGAGAGGGTAGAAACTCTCAAGAAGATGAGATTTCACCAAGACAACATACCGGTTCCTCTGATATTTCTCCAGAGTCTAGTGATGGAAAGAGCGACTCTCAAAGTTTACCATTGACAGAATACAAAATCTACAAAACCGATCGATTGGCTGATGCTTCGACTCAAACCGAAGAATGTGCTGCCAAACATCAAAGTCAAACACATAAAACTTGTACTAGAGGTGTATCAACCGAGGATAGATCATCAGAATCTGAATGTAATGACATATGTGAAACTCAAGCGGGACACGTGAAAGACGGTTCAGAAATCTGTAGTGATGTTGTTTCTCCGCCTTTCTCGAATTCGAGCCCATCGTCTTCTGGAGGGAAGACCGAAACTTTGGAATCCCTTATTAGAGCTGATGCAAGCAGAATGAACAGCTTTAGGATCCTAGAAGAGCAGGGTATTCAAATGCAAGCTAGTACAAGATTGAAGGCCTCAAATTTGCTGATGCAATTGATCTCGTGCGGGTCTATATCGGTGAAAAACCATAGTCTTGACCTTATTCCTTCCTATAAGGCTAGATTTTCACATTCTAAATTCCCCTCCCCATTGTTCTCAAGTTCTGTTATGTTGGGGGAATTAGACTGCATAGGAGGGAATCCGAAGGTGACGAGCCTTAGGATGGACGACAAAGAGTATTTTAGTGGGAGCTTAGTCGAGTCTAAAATGGCAATGGAAGATGGACATAATGTTCTCAAACGCTCTTCTTCTTTCAATGCGGAGAG AACCAGTGCACAAACGTATAGGACAAGTAAGGAGTTGAAATCACAAAACATGGTGGAATCATCCTCGGGAAACTCAAAATGCAATTCACGGTCGGTTATGACTTCTTCAACGACCAAATCGCCACCAAGTGAATTCAGTAGATCTCCTATTTCTGATGGATCAAGAAGCTCTCGAGATAGAACTAATGACTCAGGCATAAGGCAAAAACAATCTACGAGGCTAGACTCATTTAGAGACGAGAAGGTGGTCCAAATCGAAGAAAG GCTTGCTTCGGGAGCTCGGGTTATAATCCAATCTAAACCATCTCCCAGCACAACACCTTATTATAGCtcttaa
- the LOC25487441 gene encoding uncharacterized protein: protein MDNQSNSLLNWAYFCQGKSMEDLRQSLLYTTLELEQTRVTAQEELTKKDEQLMNLKDLINNIIRERDEAQEKCQRLLLEKLVFHQQQNDPLSGVSSIEDEQVTRKGIDSNNGFSLSSSDCEESIVSSPIIDQSMIEVLTPNRPLPEKGKLLQAVMKAGPLLKTLLLAGPLPQWKHPPPPLESFEIPPVSIPRILHQDSIFSSNIDTTNANSHCGRVNMKRVFFDDSDSPNENKYQRVVPY, encoded by the exons ATGGACAATCAATCTAACTCTCTTCTTAATTGGGCTTACTTCTGCCAAGGAAAG TCAATGGAGGATTTGAGACAATCACTTCTATACACAACTTTAGAGCTTGAACAAACAAGAGTAACAGCACAAGAAGAACTCACAAAAAAAGATGAACAACTAATGAACCTTAAAGAtctaatcaacaacatcattagAGAAAGAGATGAAGCACAAGAAAAATGTCAAAGACTTCTCTTGGAAAAGCTAGTTttccatcaacaacaaaatgatCCACTTTCCGGAGTTTCAAGCATTGAAGATGAACAAGTTACAAGAAAAGGAATTGACTCAAACAATGGTTTTTCTTTGTCTTCTTCAGATTGTGAAGAAAGCATTGTTTCTTCACCAATTATTGATCAATCAATGATTGAAGTACTAACACCAAATAGACCACTACCTGAAAAAGGTAAACTTTTGCAGGCAGTGATGAAAGCTGGTCCTCTTCTTAAAACTCTTCTTCTTGCAGGACCACTTCCTCAATGGAAACACCCTCCTCCACCTCTTGAGTCTTTTGAGATTCCACCTGTCTCTATACCTAGGATCCTCCATCAAGATTCAATTTTTAGTAGCAATATTGATACTACTAATGCTAATTCTCACTGTGGAAGAGTAAATATGAAAAGGGTATTTTTTGATGACTCTGATTCTCCTAATGAGAATAAGTACCAAAGGGTTGTACCTTACTGA